A stretch of DNA from Maridesulfovibrio sp.:
CCAGGGGTTCTCCACCGGAAAAAAGCATTACGGGTGCACCGAATGCGGAGAGATCATCTATGATTTCTTTTGCCTGTGACGTGGAAATTTCGTCTTGACCGTCAGGGTCGACAGCCTGAGCGTAACAGTGAACACACTTGAGGTTGCAGCGTCTGGTCATGTTCCAGACGACAACAGGCTTTTTATCTTTGGAAAACTGCAGAAGGTGAGAAGGCAGTTTGCCGGAATCACGTCCGTAGCGCAGTGCGTCGGAAGATTCTACTGCTCCACAGTATAATTTTGAAATACCAATCATTTAATAAAGTCCTCCCTAGCTGCAAAATTGCGCCAGGCTGTCGGTTTGAAGCGATGTGTTCCCTGATGAGTAAAAGCGATAATAATTACTGTTTGGCTTTAGTCAAGCGGAAAACAATCGGGTATGCGTAACAGAATGCGAAATTTGGAGTAACATAAATGTGAGCAGGGGAAAAGGGCAAAGTGAGCGTAAGTTGGTGTTGATATAATGTGTCGGAATTTAAGGGATAAGTGTTGAAATTATACACAAATTAGAGTGGGCTGGAACTGTAAAAACCTCCCGGTTGGGTTGGTCATTGTTTATGGAAGCTGACAGGATTTCAGTGCAAACCGTCGCTGTGTCGATCTGCTCTCGTGGAAAGGGAGCAGGAAAGGAGTTCAAGCTGAAGGCCTGCCCGTGCATGTTTTAAATATGTGCACGGGCAGGCTCCCTTACTTATTGCGTGTCTGTTACGGGATTATGGAGACCTGGACCCTGCGGTTGAGAAGTTTATTGTATTTTGTAGTGTTGGGTACCAATGGTTGCGATTCTCCGAATCCGGTTGTCCCTATGCGCTGCGGGGGAATTGGAAAGTTCTGGGTCAGGTATTGTTTTACGGCCTCGGCGCGTTCCTTGCTGAGTTTCAGGTTGTATTCCGGCGAGGCATCGGAGTCGGTGTGACCGGCTATGAGTATGCGCTTGTTCTTGAGGTTGTTGCTTATAAGCGCCTTGCCCAGTTCATTCAACAACGGATATGAGTCCTGATTGATCACGGATGAATCACTGTCGAACTGCACGGCAAGGTTTATCGATTTGGGTTTTGGTTTTGCGGTCTGGTCCGGAGTCTTCGCCGGAGTAGGAGTTTTTACCGTGGCCGGAGCTTCGGCCGGTTGTATCGAGTCCTCCGGCTGTATACCTGCTGCCGGAGGGGCCATTTCAACCATGTTCGGCTTGAGCCCGGCGATCATGCCCTTGCTGTTTTTTTCATATCTTGCCCAGGATGTGAGCGGAACGGCCATGTCCGTGGCAATGGCCTGTACTATCTTGTAGAATGCTGAATCAGGCATGCGGTGTTCGCGTTTGACGATGATGAAATCGTCATCCATTTTCTTTTCCACCCGGCCTGACTGTTCGAAAGAGCAGAGCATCTGTCCACGCTTTGTCTCATAGATTTTCACCTGCAGGGTCATGGCGGAATCGTCCATTGTGTGCCCCAGATACAGGTAGGGAACGA
This window harbors:
- a CDS encoding OmpA family protein, with amino-acid sequence MKKILLVVILMLSACTHFEPQISTQSIYYEDSDVQLSQLMVYSRPEKPHYGPLSALFYPFHVTQTMYKSSDWGRQIAKGVWQNWTGLQIFPSMVYDESLHYRGLEEALFTARSRGYDLLVVGFVPYLYLGHTMDDSAMTLQVKIYETKRGQMLCSFEQSGRVEKKMDDDFIIVKREHRMPDSAFYKIVQAIATDMAVPLTSWARYEKNSKGMIAGLKPNMVEMAPPAAGIQPEDSIQPAEAPATVKTPTPAKTPDQTAKPKPKSINLAVQFDSDSSVINQDSYPLLNELGKALISNNLKNKRILIAGHTDSDASPEYNLKLSKERAEAVKQYLTQNFPIPPQRIGTTGFGESQPLVPNTTKYNKLLNRRVQVSIIP